DNA sequence from the Methanothermobacter thermautotrophicus genome:
TTTTTGCCATTGTGTTCTCGGTGTTCGGGGCCGAGCTTCTATACCTTGGTATGAGCGCAATTCTGGCCTCGATTGTGGGTATCATCGGATCTGTTTATGTCAGGGAGAACCCCCTCAGGGGTGGTGCTGTGCTTATAATAAGTGCAGTATGGCTCCTCATAAGCATATCCGCCTTTGCGATTCCCGGCACAGTTTTCCTTGGTATTGCAGGAGTTCTTGCCCTTGTAAGGTAGGACTCCCCGCAAAAATTTTTTCCATTGGTATTGCAGGAGTTCTTGCCCTTGTAAGGTAGGACTTCTCTACAAAATTTCTTTATGTGGAGGTATTCTATTGAAATATTACAGGTTGAAATGTTCTAAGTGTGGATCAGAAAACAGTAGAGGGGCGAAATTCTGTTTAAACTGCGGATCAACTCTATCCCGTGAAGGCGGGGATAAAGGATGGTGGAAGAGGCAGAGCAGAACCTCAAAGTTTCTTATCATCTCACCCATCGCCCTCCTCTTACTTGTCCTGGCCGTGGGTGCACTCACAGAACCATCCTATGACAGTGATGTTAATTATGATAACGATTATGATAACGATTATGATAACGATGCTGCAAGCGTCTCAGGCGCATCCAGCATGAACACATTCTCTGAAAACGGAATATCATTCAGCTATCCAGACACATGGGAAATCTACACACCCGATGAGAGTAGTGATGATAACGTTGTTTCCCTCAAGTCCTATCAGCAGGGCATGGCTTCAATTCTTTCCGTGTACAGGATGCCAGCCACGGGGGACCTTGAGACCGAACGCGATGCGTGTATTGAAGCCATCTCTAAAAATGGGGATGATGTAACCTATGTTAAGAAGACCACTGTGGACGGCAACAGGGCCTACATCATAGGATCCTCATACTACTATGAGGGTGATGAAGGTGAACAGGAGTACGTGGTATTCATTGAAGGGGACTATGCCTATACTATCCTCTTTACAACCGATGACCTATCACTTATACAGGATGACATAGACAGCATAATATACAGTTTCAGGGTTGATTGAGGTGTCTGATAGGACCATCCTGGTAATTGTGGCTGTCATGGTTATCCTCGCCGGGGCGGCGGTGGCACTGCAGCTCATGGACACCTGCAGCACTTCAGGTGCCGGTGACGATGTTATCATCAAAAAAGCAGATGATGGCTACTACCTCAACCTCCAGGCCGCCCTGGAACTCGCAGAGATGGACACCGGCAATGGGACCGTGAACTACAGGAGCTTCAACTTCACAGGACCACAGCGCCTCTACATCTACTCAAGGGCCGTGGTAATGATAGGATTCAATGACACTGGCATGATACACGTCAGGAATTACGGAGGACCGGAGGACCCCTACGGCTACCTTGACACCGCCACCCTCACAGAGAGCGAGTACCTTGACATGGCAGAGCGCACCTACACATGGATGGAATCCCATGGCAGAAGCCCCAACCATGTTGGGATCTACGTGGAGGGGTCACCTGATATAACGCCAGACCTTGCAGAGAAGATCTTCAGGGAGGTCCTCATTGAATACAGGAGGACAGGTAAACTCCCTGAGATTACAGGTGTCTGAAAAACATTTCCTTATTTTTATTTCTAAGGATCTGAAATGATATCTGATAGGAGTATTCATATTCCATAAAGGAGCAATTCATAAATCAAGGCATCTGATATCGAGGGAAGCGATAAATTGAAGATTAAATTGATGTTAACTCTGCTGATTTTGTTAACCCTTATCAGTGTAATCCACCCTGTGAGCCTTCTCACCCCCTCAGGGGGCAACCATGAGGCCCGGGGTGAGGTCATCGGCTCGGATG
Encoded proteins:
- a CDS encoding DUF4064 domain-containing protein, with translation MKDAPETSRTLELVLGIIGGIFGLLGGLFAIVFSVFGAELLYLGMSAILASIVGIIGSVYVRENPLRGGAVLIISAVWLLISISAFAIPGTVFLGIAGVLALVR
- a CDS encoding pseudomurein-binding repeat-containing protein translates to MSDRTILVIVAVMVILAGAAVALQLMDTCSTSGAGDDVIIKKADDGYYLNLQAALELAEMDTGNGTVNYRSFNFTGPQRLYIYSRAVVMIGFNDTGMIHVRNYGGPEDPYGYLDTATLTESEYLDMAERTYTWMESHGRSPNHVGIYVEGSPDITPDLAEKIFREVLIEYRRTGKLPEITGV
- a CDS encoding PsbP-related protein — its product is MKYYRLKCSKCGSENSRGAKFCLNCGSTLSREGGDKGWWKRQSRTSKFLIISPIALLLLVLAVGALTEPSYDSDVNYDNDYDNDYDNDAASVSGASSMNTFSENGISFSYPDTWEIYTPDESSDDNVVSLKSYQQGMASILSVYRMPATGDLETERDACIEAISKNGDDVTYVKKTTVDGNRAYIIGSSYYYEGDEGEQEYVVFIEGDYAYTILFTTDDLSLIQDDIDSIIYSFRVD